The following proteins are encoded in a genomic region of Garra rufa chromosome 22, GarRuf1.0, whole genome shotgun sequence:
- the LOC141297922 gene encoding dual specificity protein phosphatase 13A-like — MDDIRQTPSIKELEKILFGGKKSGNHVDEVWPNLFLGDMSVANDRFSVWKLGITHVLNAAHGKMHCQGSQHFYGSTVEYYGVPADDSPSFNLSAYFHPCAHYIKEVLSSPGERVLVHCAVGVSRSASLVLAYLMIHQHLSLLDAIKTVKEHRWIFPNRGFLKQLRALDATLRRTEPR; from the exons ATGGATGACATCCGTCAAACGCCCTCCATTAAGGAGCTGGAGAAAATACTGTTTGGAGGGAAGAAGAGCGGAAATCATGTGGATGAAGTTTGGCCTAACCTGTTCCTGGGGGATAT GTCTGTGGCCAATGATCGCTTCAGTGTGTGGAAGTTGGGCATCACTCACGTCCTGAACGCCGCTCACGGAAAGATGCACTGCCAGGGAAGCCAGCACTTCTACGGCTCAACGGTGGAGTATTACGGAGTCCCCGCCGACGACTCGCCGTCCTTCAACTTATCGGCTTATTTTCACCCCTGCGCCCATTATATCAAGGAGGTTCTCAGTTCTCCAGGAG AGCGTGTTCTGGTTCACTGTGCGGTGGGTGTGAGTCGTTCGGCTTctctggttctggcttatctcaTGATCCACCAGCATCTTTCTCTACTGGACGCCATTAAAACGGTCAAAGAGCATCGCTGGATCTTCCCAAACCGAGGCTTTCTCAAACAGCTGCGGGCTCTGGATGCGACTCTACGCCGTACGGAGCCACGCTGA
- the LOC141298075 gene encoding dual specificity protein phosphatase 13A-like codes for MARKYSRKEYLSVKDLEKVLDSCKLNLHQIDEVWPNLYIGNVGIAQNRSALQNLGITHILNAAHTKRGSIGDQSYYGTSFVYCGIPADDSTHFDLDVYFKPAADFIHKALNSPDGKVLVHCIMGMSRSSSLVLAYLMIYHNMPLNTAIRRVIQKRAIYPNRNFLALLLDLDLQRKKKHRRCVLL; via the exons ATGGCCCGTAAATATAGCAGGAAAGAGTATCTGTCAGTCAAAGACCTGGAGAAAGTTTTGGACTCGTGTAAGTTAAACTTGCACCAAATCGATGAGGTCTGGCCAAACCTGTACATCGGCAACGT AGGAATAGCACAGAACCGAAGCGCCCTGCAGAATCTGGGCATCACTCACATTCTGAACGCGGCTCACACCAAGAGAGGAAGCATCGGGGACCAAAGCTACTACGGCACTAGTTTTGTGTACTGCGGGATCCCCGCCGACGACTCCACACACTTCGATTTAGACGTTTACTTCAAACCGGCAGCAGATTTCATTCACAAAGCTCTCAACAGTCCTGATG GAAAAGTTTTGGTGCACTGCATCATGGGAATGAGCCGTTCCTCATCGCTGGTGCTGGCGTACCTGATGATCTATCACAACATGCCTCTGAACACGGCCATACGGCGCGTCATCCAAAAACGGGCCATCTATCCCAACAGGAACTTCCTGGCTCTGCTGCTGGACCTGGACCTGCAGAGGAAGAAGAAGCACAGACGATGTGTCCTGCTTTAG
- the LOC141298103 gene encoding dual specificity phosphatase 29-like, with the protein MPRNGSRLMADGGNGRYETPPASELQRLLWVKPGTSGHLDEVRPGIYIGDMYAAKDKHLLQSLNITYVLNAAHGKFNVNTGASYYRDTKITYHGVEAFDMPSFDLSTFFYSAAKFIKTVMSTPGGKVLVHCAMGLSRSSSLVLAYLMIHEGMTLVEAIKAVAQNRNICPNSGFLEQLRELDKNLHCQSTSL; encoded by the exons atGCCCCGTAACGGCAGCCGTCTGATGGCTGACGGTGGGAACGGCCGATACGAGACTCCTCCAGCCTCTGAACTCCAGAGACTCCTGTGGGTCAAACCCGGAACCAGCGGCCATCTGGACGAGGTCAGGCCTGGAATATACATCGGAGACAT GTACGCAGCAAAGGACAAACACTTGCTCCAGTCTCTGAACATCACATACGTGTTAAACGCAGCTCATGGGAAGTTTAACGTCAACACCGGAGCCAGTTACTACAGAGACACTAAAATCACGTATCACGGCGTGGAGGCCTTTGACATGCCTTCCTTTGACTTGAGCACCTTCTTCTACTCTGCTGCCAAGTTTATCAAGACTGTCATGAGCACCCCTGGAG GTAAGGTGCTTGTGCACTGTGCAATGGGTCTGAGTCGCTCATCGTCACTGGTTTTAGCGTATCTGATGATTCATGAGGGCATGACGCTGGTTGAGGCCATTAAAGCTGTTGCACAAAACAGGAATATCTGCCCAAACTCTGGCTTTTTGGAGCAGCTGAGAGAACTGGACAAAAACCTGCACTGTCAGAGCACTTCCCTCTAA
- the LOC141297564 gene encoding dual specificity phosphatase 29-like, whose protein sequence is MSKQEVGYETPPISDLLTLLLKNRRPTGAYNEVWPNIYISDAPTARDKTLLCRLGITHIVNAAHGPAHIDTGADFYSDANIEYYGVEAPDRKDFDITPFFYPTASFIHKALLLCVKVLVHCARGVSRSATLVLAYLMINEKLTVAEAISAVCANRNILPNAGFLQQLHQLDSKLNLQRRDGSH, encoded by the exons ATGAGCAAACAGGAAGTTGGATATGAGACTCCGCCCATCAGTGACCTTTTGACCCTCCTGCTAAAGAACAGACGACCCACCGGCGCCTATAATGAAGTCTGGCCCAACATCTACATCAGTGATGC TCCGACAGCGAGAGACAAGACGCTTCTATGCCGTCTAGGAATCACTCACATTGTCAACGCTGCACACGGACCCGCTCACATCGACACCGGAGCTGATTTCTATTCTGACGCCAATATAGAGTATTACGGAGTGGAGGCACCAGACAGAAAAGACTTTGACATCACACCATTTTTCTACCCAACAGCAAGTTTCATTCATAAAGCTCTATTATTGT GTGTTAAGGTCTTGGTTCATTGTGCCAGAGGAGTGAGTCGTTCAGCAACATTAGTTCTTGCGTATCTTATGATAAACGAAAAACTCACAGTCGCAGAAGCCATCAGTGCAGTTTGTGCAAACCGGAACATTCTGCCTAATGCTGGATTTCTTCAACAACTACATCAGCTGGACTCCAAGCTCAACCTGCAGAGGAGAGATGGGAGCCATTAA
- the LOC141298408 gene encoding dual specificity phosphatase 29-like: protein MTSKRKFGLQSEIPEEKEEYVTPNGYELEKHLTHGSVAYTHVNEVWPNVYIGNEETAKDRYKLKTMGITHILNAAEGEWNNVDTGAEYYRDMNVDYYGITAEDVPTFNLSQYFYSAGEYIHQILRNPQNKLLVHCVMGRSRSATLFLAYLMIHENMTVVDAIDHVKRRRRIIPNWGFLKQLRELDTHLLEQRRAQSTPADENTDT, encoded by the exons ATGACCTCAAAGAGGAAGTTTGGGCTGCAGTCTGAGATTCCTGAAGAGAAAGAGGAATATGTGACACCAAACGGTTACGAGTTGGAGAAACACCTCACGCACGGCAGTGTCGCCTACACACACGTCAATGAAGTCTGGCCTAACGTCTACATAGGGAATGA AGAAACAGCAAAGGACCGATACAAGCTGAAGACGATGGGCATCACGCACATCCTGAACGCTGCTGAGGGCGAGTGGAACAATGTGGATACCGGCGCTGAATACTATCGAGACATGAATGTGGATTACTACGGGATAACGGCAGAGGACGTTCCCACGTTCAACCTCAGCCAGTATTTCTATTCTGCTGGAGAATACATCCACCAGATCCTCAGAAACCCTCAGA ATAAGCTTCTAGTTCACTGTGTGATGGGCCGCAGTCGCTCCGCCACACTCTTCCTGGCCTACTTAATGATCCACGAGAACATGACGGTTGTAGACGCCATCGATCACGTCAAACGTCGACGACGCATCATCCCGAACTGGGGCTTCCTGAAGCAGCTGAGAGAGCTGGACACACACCTGCTGGAGCAGAGAAGAGCTCAAAGCACACCAGCGGACGAGAACACAGATACttaa
- the adkb gene encoding adenosine kinase b isoform X2 has translation MPTVSQNALFGMGNPLLDISAVVDKDFLDKYGLKPNDQILAEEKHKALFDEIVKKSKVEYHAGGSTQNSVKIAQWMIQEPHKVATFFGCIGTDHFGEILKQKAAEAHVDAHYYEQNQEPTGTCAACITGDNRSLVANLAAANCYKKEKHLDVDGNWGLVEKARVYYIAGFFLTVSPESILKVAKHASDNNKIFGLNLSAPFISQFFKEPLMKVMPYVDIVFGNETEAATFAKEQGFETEDIAEIARRVQLLPKVNKNRQRIVVFTQGREDTVATVGDKVKMFPVLDIDQNDIVDTNGAGDAFVGGFLSELVQEKPLEECIRAGHYAANVIIRRVGCTFPEKPDFC, from the exons GTACGGTTTGAAGCCCAATGATCAGATCCTGGCAGAGGAGAAACATAAAGCTCT GTTTGATGAGATTGTGAAGAAGAGTAAAGTGGAGTATCATGCTGGTGGATCCACACAGAACTCAGTCAAAATCGCTCAG TGGATGATCCAGGAGCCGCATAAGGTGGCCACGTTCTTCGGCTGTATAGGTACGGATCACTTTGGCGAGATTCTGAAGCAAAAAGCGGCTGAAGCTCATGTTGACGCTCATTATTATGAACAAAATCAAGAACCAACAGGAACGTGTGCGGCCTGCATTACTGGAGACAACAG GTCTCTGGTTGCAAACCTGGCAGCAGCAAACTGCTATAAAAAAGAGAAACATCTGGATGTTGATGGTAACTGGGGTCTGGTGGAGAAAGCAAGAGTTTACTACATCGCA GGTTTTTTCCTGACGGTGTCTCCAGAGTCCATCCTCAAAGTGGCCAAACATGCATCTGACAACAACAAGATCTTCGGTCTGAACCTCTCGGCCCCCTTCATCAGCCAGTTCTTCAAAGAGCCGCTGATGAAAGTCATGCCGTACGTTGACATCGTCTTTGGAAATGAGACG GAAGCTGCTACATTTGCAAAAGAGCAAGGCTTTGAG ACAGAAGACATTGCTGAGATCGCGAGGAGGGTTCAACTTCTTCCCAAAGTCAATAAGAACAGGCAGAGGATTGTGGTCTTCACTCAGGGCAGAGAAGACACTGTGGCTACTGTGG GTGATAAAGTGAAAATGTTTCCAGTTTTAGACATCGACCAGAATGACATAGTGGACACTAATGGTGCTGGTGACGCTTTTGTGGGAG GATTCCTGTCAGAGTTGGTTCAGGAGAAGCCGTTGGAGGAGTGTATTCGTGCAGGGCACTACGCCGCTAATGTCATCATCCGCCGAGTCGGTTGCACTTTCCCAGAGAAACCCGATTTCTGTTAA